The Thalassophryne amazonica chromosome 8, fThaAma1.1, whole genome shotgun sequence genome includes a window with the following:
- the LOC117515214 gene encoding long-chain specific acyl-CoA dehydrogenase, mitochondrial-like yields the protein MFVKKFVSASLGLKNVCGRVHIFSTVAIRLKHAEADRHGQPVRSVRPEPSTAKTLRDIGTRHIFTEDHDRFRQNVQRFFQEEALPYHNEWEKSGQVSREFWEKPGQQGLLGIMTPEEHGGIGGDLFSAAVVCEELAYCNCTGPGIMVHSDIIMPYIVNYGTNEQIDRFIPKMIAGKCISAITMTEPGVGSDLQGVRTYAKKDGSDWILNGNKVFITNGWLFDVVVVVAVTDCDAKSAAHGISLFLVEAGMKGFHKGHKLEKIGLKAQDTAELFFEDVRLPADALLGEPNKGFYYLMQELSQERLVIGDVAIASSEFMFEETRNYVLQRKAFGKTTADLQTVQHKLAELKTEICVGRSFVDNCLQLHSEKRLDSSTASMAKFWASELQNKVATQCLQLHGGWGSMWEYPIAKAFVDSRVQPIYGGTNEIMKELIARSIVSHK from the coding sequence ATGTTTGTTAAAAAGTTTGTCTCAGCGAGTTTGGGGCTGAAAAATGTTTGCGGTCGTGTTCACATTTTCTCCACTGTGGCCATCAGGTTAAAGCATGCAGAAGCTGATCGTCATGGTCAGCCTGTCCGCTCGGTTCGTCCCGAGCCCTCCACCGCCAAGACCCTGAGGGACATCGGTACCCGTCACATTTTCACTGAGGACCATGATCGTTTCAGACAAAATGTCCAGCGCTTCTTCCAAGAAGAGGCGCTTCCATACCACAACGAGTGGGAGAAGTCGGGTCAGGTCAGCAGAGAGTTCTGGGAGAAGCCCGGGCAACAAGGCCTGCTGGGAATAATGACACCAGAGGAGCACGGTGGCATTGGAGGTGACCTGTTTTCTGCTGCTGTCGTGTGTGAGGAGCTGGCGTATTGCAACTGCACAGGTCCAGGAATCATGGTGCACTCTGATATCATCATGCCTTACATCGTCAACTATGGCACCAATGAACAGATCGACCGCTTCATTCCCAAGATGATTGCTGGGAAATGCATCTCAGCCATTACCATGACAGAGCCAGGAGTAGGCAGTGATCTTCAGGGTGTGAGGACGTATGCCAAAAAGGACGGCAGTGACTGGATCCTCAATGGCAACAAGGTTTTCATAACAAATGGTTGGCTGTTTGATGTTGTGGTGGTTGTGGCTGTCACAGACTGTGATGCCAAATCTGCAGCACATGGCATCAGTCTGTTTTTGGTGGAGGCCGGCATGAAGGGCTTCCACAAGGGACACAAGCTGGAGAAGATTGGCCTGAAGGCACAGGATACAGCTGAGTTGTTTTTTGAAGATGTACGGCTCCCAGCTGACGCCCTGCTGGGGGAACCCAACAAGGGATTCTACTATCTGATGCAAGAACTGTCACAGGAGCGTCTGGTGATTGGTGACGTAGCCATAGCGAGCTCTGAGTTCATGTTTGAGGAAACCAGGAACTACGTTTTGCAGAGGAAGGCTTTTGGCAAGACCACTGCTGACCTACAGACTGTGCAGCACAAGCTAGCTGAGCTAAAGACTGAGATCTGTGTGGGCAGAAGCTTCGTAGATAACTGTCTTCAGCTCCACTCTGAGAAACGACTCGACAGCTCCACTGCCTCCATGGCCAAGTTCTGGGCCTCTGAACTCCAGAACAAGGTTGCCACTCAGTGCCTACAGCTCCATGGAGGTTGGGGCTCCATGTGGGAATATCCCATCGCTAAGGCATTCGTGGACTCCCGTGTTCAGCCCATCTATGGTGGCACCAATGAGATCATGAAAGAGCTGATTGCCCGCAGC